A stretch of Synechococcus sp. MIT S9220 DNA encodes these proteins:
- a CDS encoding rod shape-determining protein, which yields MLFRRFQLSRDIGIDLGTANTLIYVSGKGIVLQEPSVVALDLERGVTMAVGDEAKLMLGRTPGNIRAVRPLRDGVIADFDAAEQMLKTFIQKGNEGRGIVAPRLVVGIPSGVTGVERRAVREAGLAGAREVHLIDEPVAAAIGAGLPVTEPVGTMIVDIGGGTTEVAVLSLGGTVLSESVRVAGDEISDSIGVYLKKVHNLVVGERTAEEIKIRIGSAFPDNEFDQTVMDVRGLHLLSGLPRTIQLQAGDLREAIAEPLNVIVEAVKRTLERTPPELAADIVDRGIMLAGGGALVRGISDLISHETGIFTHIAEEPLLCVVKGCGQVLEDYKRLQRVLDTPEFVRSASAL from the coding sequence ATATCGGCATCGACCTGGGTACCGCTAACACCCTGATTTACGTCTCTGGCAAGGGAATCGTGTTGCAGGAACCCTCCGTGGTGGCCCTGGATCTCGAACGTGGCGTGACCATGGCCGTTGGTGACGAGGCCAAGCTGATGTTGGGCCGCACGCCTGGAAATATTCGTGCTGTTCGCCCCCTTCGCGATGGTGTGATCGCCGATTTCGACGCGGCTGAGCAGATGCTGAAAACCTTCATTCAGAAAGGCAATGAAGGCCGCGGCATCGTGGCTCCTCGTCTGGTTGTGGGGATCCCCAGTGGGGTCACCGGCGTGGAGCGACGTGCTGTTCGTGAGGCCGGTCTTGCCGGAGCACGGGAAGTTCATCTCATTGATGAACCTGTCGCTGCTGCAATCGGCGCTGGTCTGCCGGTCACGGAACCTGTTGGCACGATGATTGTCGACATTGGCGGCGGCACCACCGAGGTGGCGGTGCTCAGCCTTGGTGGCACCGTGCTCAGTGAATCGGTGCGCGTTGCTGGAGATGAGATCAGTGACTCCATCGGGGTCTACCTGAAGAAAGTGCACAACCTCGTTGTGGGTGAGCGCACTGCAGAAGAGATCAAGATCCGCATCGGTTCGGCGTTCCCTGATAACGAGTTCGATCAGACGGTGATGGATGTTCGCGGCTTACACCTGTTGTCTGGACTGCCGCGAACCATTCAGTTGCAGGCAGGGGATCTGCGTGAGGCCATCGCTGAGCCTTTGAACGTGATTGTGGAGGCTGTGAAGCGCACCCTCGAGCGCACTCCGCCCGAGCTTGCCGCCGACATCGTCGATCGTGGAATCATGTTGGCCGGTGGCGGAGCGTTGGTCCGCGGCATCAGTGATCTGATCAGCCATGAAACGGGGATTTTCACCCACATCGCCGAGGAGCCACTCCTTTGCGTGGTTAAGGGTTGTGGTCAGGTCCTTGAGGACTACAAGCGTCTGCAGAGGGTGCTCGACACACCTGAATTTGTTCGCTCTGCTTCCGCTCTCTAA